A genomic window from Sorex araneus isolate mSorAra2 chromosome 2, mSorAra2.pri, whole genome shotgun sequence includes:
- the LOC129402142 gene encoding LOW QUALITY PROTEIN: KH domain-containing, RNA-binding, signal transduction-associated protein 3-like (The sequence of the model RefSeq protein was modified relative to this genomic sequence to represent the inferred CDS: inserted 1 base in 1 codon), which produces MEEKYLPELMAEKDSLDPSFTHALRLVNQEIEKFQKGEGKDEEKYIDVVINKNMKLGQKVLIPVKQFPKFNFVGKLLGPRGNSLKRLQEETLTKMSILGKGSMRDKAKEEELRKSGEAKYFHLNDDLHVLIEVFAPPAEAYARMGHAFEEIKKFLIPDYNDEIRQAQLQELTYLNGGSENADVPVVRGKATLRTRGLPTPSITRGKGGVTARPVGVGVPRGTATSRGVLSARGPVSRGRGLLTPRARGVPPTGYRPPPPPPTQETYGDYDYDDGYGTAYDEQSYDSYDNSYSTPTQSGGDYYDYGHGLNEESYDSYGQEDWTNSRHKAQXRTTKGVYRDQPYGRY; this is translated from the exons ATGGAGGAGAAGTACCTGCCGGAGCTGATGGCGGAGAAGGACTCGCTGGACCCCTCCTTCACGCACGCTCTGCGGCTGGTGAaccaagaaatagaaaagtttcaAAAAGGAGAAGGCAAAGATGAAGAAAAGTACATTGATGTGGTgattaataaaaacatgaaactgGGACAGAAAGTGTTAATTCCTGTAAAACAGTTTCCTAAGTTCAACTTTGTGGGGAAACTTTTGGGTCCACGTGGCAATTCTCTGAAGCGTTTACAAGAAGAAACATTGACAAAAATGTCTATACTTGGGAAAGGATCCATGAGAGACAAAGCAAAGGAGGAAGAGTTGAGAAAAAGTGGAGAAGCCAAGTACTTCCACCTCAATGATGATCTGCATGTTTTAATTGAAGTTTTTGCCCCGCCAGCGGAAGCATATGCCCGGATGGGACATGcctttgaagaaattaaaaagttccTCATTCCTGACTATAATGATGAAATCAGGCAAGCACAGCTCCAGGAATTAACATATTTGAATGGTGGTTCAGAAAACGCAGACGTCCCAGTTGTCCGAGGGAAGGCTACCTTGCGTACTAGAGGCTTGCCAACCCCATCCATAACCAGGGGAAAGGGAGGAGTCACAGCCCGGCCGGTTGGAGTTGGTGTACCAAGAGGTACCGCCACCTCCAGGGGTGTTCTTTCTGCTCGAGGACCAGTGAGTCGGGGAAGAGGACTTCTCACTCCCCGAGCAAGAGGCGTTCCCCCTACTGGCTAcagaccacccccaccaccaccaacacaggAGACCTACGGAGATTATGACTATGACGATGGATATGGCACCGCTTACGATGAACAGAGTTACGATTCCTATGATAACAGCTATAGCACCCCAACCCAAAGTGGTGGTGATTACTATGATTATGGACACGGGCTCAATGAAGAGAGTTACGATTCCTATGGGCAAGAGGACTGGACTAATTCAAGGCATAAGGCAC CGAGGACCACGAAGGGCGTCTACAGAGACCAGCCATATGGCAGATACTGA